The proteins below are encoded in one region of Oncorhynchus tshawytscha isolate Ot180627B linkage group LG04, Otsh_v2.0, whole genome shotgun sequence:
- the LOC121846389 gene encoding thrombospondin type-1 domain-containing protein 4-like isoform X2, whose protein sequence is MRELCIWILRVSMLLLLLRPNPLDCQLTTDHRKVPQRAEPQQQEAGGVQGGGPGSWGSWGPWSSCSRSCGGGVQEQNRPCLPSYNPSLGAAAYPSRPGGHHPQHANQNPGHVVSALRPTVPLHRTNPGRPPPSNSNTSLAHRGELRDQQRDREAHAGHRTGSDSPIIPGKYGYGRMPYVVSLQTDKGQTSGIETGAGRSHRQRRSPFSDPSPSATRHGGHRPNPYRPPYNNPHLHSYSPVYHQPPAPQPRSNTNPASPPRDNPNPASQLRSNPNSNPAPQPRANPNPAPQHRSNPNPDSQPMSNPASQSRANHNPASQPRANPNPAPSIGLTLTQPPSPGLTLTLTLTQPPA, encoded by the exons ATGAGGGAACTTTGTATCTggattctgag AGTTTCCATGCTTCTGCTGCTGCTCAGGCCAAATCCCCTGGATTGCCAGCTCACTACAGACCACAGGAAG GTTCCTCAAAGGGCAGAGCCCCAGCAGCAGGAGGCTGGAGGAGTTCAGGGTGGGGGCCCAGGCTCCTGGGGCTCCTGGGGGCCTTGGTCCTCCTGCTCCCGCTCCTGTGGGGGAGGGGTTCAGGAACAGAACCGACCCTGCCTACCCTCCTACAACCCCTCCTTGGGTGCAGCTGCCTACCCCTCCAGGCCAGGTGGCCACCACCCCCAGCACGCCAACCAGAACCCAGGCCATGTGGTGTCTGCCCTAAGACCCACTGTCCCGCTGCACCGCACCAATCCTGGGAGACCCCCACCCTCCAACAGCAACACCAGCTTGGCCCACCGAGGCGAGCTGAGGgaccagcagagagacagagaggcccaTGCTGGACACAG gacGGGCAGTGACAGTCCCATCATTCCAGGGAAGTATGGCTATGGGAGGATGCCTTATGTTGTGTCTCTCCAGACAGACAAAGGCCAGACGTCTGGAATAGAGACCGGGGCTGGCCGCTCCCACAGACAGAGACGCTCCCCTTTCTCTGACCCCAGCCCATCAGCCACCAGGCACGGAGGCCACAGGCCAAACCCCTACCGTCCGCCCTACAACAACCCCCATCTCCACAGCTACAGCCCAGTCTATCACCAGCCCCCAGCCCCTCAACCCAGGTCTAACACTAACCCAGCCTCCCCTCCCAGggataaccctaacccagcctcccagctcaggtctaaccctaactctaacccagcccCCCAGCCTagggctaaccctaacccagcccccCAGCataggtctaaccctaacccagactccCAGCCCATGTCTAACCCAGCCTCTCAGTCCAGGGCTAACCATAACCCAGCCTCTCAGCCCagggctaaccctaacccagcccccagcataggtctaaccctaacccagcctcccagcccagggctaaccctaactctaaccctaacccagcccccagcatag
- the LOC121846389 gene encoding thrombospondin type-1 domain-containing protein 4-like isoform X1 — MRNLHLNPLKSLILAKEKALRYCSPKNLGDMRELCIWILRVSMLLLLLRPNPLDCQLTTDHRKVPQRAEPQQQEAGGVQGGGPGSWGSWGPWSSCSRSCGGGVQEQNRPCLPSYNPSLGAAAYPSRPGGHHPQHANQNPGHVVSALRPTVPLHRTNPGRPPPSNSNTSLAHRGELRDQQRDREAHAGHRTGSDSPIIPGKYGYGRMPYVVSLQTDKGQTSGIETGAGRSHRQRRSPFSDPSPSATRHGGHRPNPYRPPYNNPHLHSYSPVYHQPPAPQPRSNTNPASPPRDNPNPASQLRSNPNSNPAPQPRANPNPAPQHRSNPNPDSQPMSNPASQSRANHNPASQPRANPNPAPSIGLTLTQPPSPGLTLTLTLTQPPA; from the exons ATGAGGAATCTTCACCTTAATCCACTCAAATCTTTGATACTAGCAAAGGAAAAAGCTCTCAG GTACTGTAGCCCTAAAAATCTAGGAGATATGAGGGAACTTTGTATCTggattctgag AGTTTCCATGCTTCTGCTGCTGCTCAGGCCAAATCCCCTGGATTGCCAGCTCACTACAGACCACAGGAAG GTTCCTCAAAGGGCAGAGCCCCAGCAGCAGGAGGCTGGAGGAGTTCAGGGTGGGGGCCCAGGCTCCTGGGGCTCCTGGGGGCCTTGGTCCTCCTGCTCCCGCTCCTGTGGGGGAGGGGTTCAGGAACAGAACCGACCCTGCCTACCCTCCTACAACCCCTCCTTGGGTGCAGCTGCCTACCCCTCCAGGCCAGGTGGCCACCACCCCCAGCACGCCAACCAGAACCCAGGCCATGTGGTGTCTGCCCTAAGACCCACTGTCCCGCTGCACCGCACCAATCCTGGGAGACCCCCACCCTCCAACAGCAACACCAGCTTGGCCCACCGAGGCGAGCTGAGGgaccagcagagagacagagaggcccaTGCTGGACACAG gacGGGCAGTGACAGTCCCATCATTCCAGGGAAGTATGGCTATGGGAGGATGCCTTATGTTGTGTCTCTCCAGACAGACAAAGGCCAGACGTCTGGAATAGAGACCGGGGCTGGCCGCTCCCACAGACAGAGACGCTCCCCTTTCTCTGACCCCAGCCCATCAGCCACCAGGCACGGAGGCCACAGGCCAAACCCCTACCGTCCGCCCTACAACAACCCCCATCTCCACAGCTACAGCCCAGTCTATCACCAGCCCCCAGCCCCTCAACCCAGGTCTAACACTAACCCAGCCTCCCCTCCCAGggataaccctaacccagcctcccagctcaggtctaaccctaactctaacccagcccCCCAGCCTagggctaaccctaacccagcccccCAGCataggtctaaccctaacccagactccCAGCCCATGTCTAACCCAGCCTCTCAGTCCAGGGCTAACCATAACCCAGCCTCTCAGCCCagggctaaccctaacccagcccccagcataggtctaaccctaacccagcctcccagcccagggctaaccctaactctaaccctaacccagcccccagcatag